A DNA window from Vibrio tarriae contains the following coding sequences:
- the ppiC gene encoding peptidylprolyl isomerase PpiC, translating into MARTAAALHILVKHKEQADDILAQLKKGAKFHVLAKKYSICPSGKKGGDLGEFRQGQMVPAFDKACFQGEVLTPQLVKTKFGWHVVKVLYRT; encoded by the coding sequence ATGGCTCGCACTGCGGCAGCTTTGCATATTTTGGTTAAACACAAAGAGCAAGCCGATGATATTTTGGCTCAATTAAAGAAAGGGGCGAAGTTCCACGTGTTGGCTAAGAAATATTCGATTTGCCCATCTGGAAAAAAAGGTGGTGACTTGGGTGAGTTTCGTCAAGGTCAAATGGTTCCTGCTTTCGACAAAGCCTGCTTTCAAGGTGAAGTGCTAACCCCACAATTGGTCAAAACCAAATTTGGTTGGCATGTGGTGAAGGTGTTGTATCGTACCTAG